A stretch of DNA from Candidatus Kapaibacterium thiocyanatum:
TAGATTCGTCGTCCATACTTCACCATCGACATCATCGGATTCCGACATGGCCAGACACGTAGCGCTCACACGCCTCAGCATCTCGAACGCCGAATTCTATGCCTTCCACGGCGTCAGGAACGAAGAACAACAACTCGGTGGCCGCTACCAGGTCGATGTCGATCTGTTCTACAATGCCACGCAGGCGGTGGTGAGCGACAACCTGAACGATACGATCAATTACGAGGAAGTGCTCTTCATCGTGAACGAGCATATGAACGGTGAACCCTACGATCTCATCGAGACCATCGCCTATGACGTGGCGACGGCCATCCTCGACCGTTTCGGCACCATCCACCAGGCTACGGTCCGCGTACGTAAGATGAACGTGCCGATCCAGCAGATCATCGACTACGTGGAAGCCGAGTACAGCGTCGTACGTGAAGGATGAGGCCCCTGGCATGATACGCATCCTCCTGGCTCTGGGCGCGAATCTGGAACCACGGCGAGAGCGCATCGAAGAGGCCATGCGCCTTCTCGAACTGGAAGCACTGACGGATACCCGGCGTTCGTCGATGTATGCGACGGAGCCGGTGGGCTACACCGACCAGCCCGACTTCCTGAATGCCGCCATCACCGGAACGACGTCGCTCGGCGCGGAAGAGTTGTTCAGCATCTGCAAGGACATCGAACGCCGGATCGGGCGGCAACATCGGGATCGGTGGAGGGAACGCGAAATCGATATCGACATCATCCTGTACGGAGTGCAGGTCATCGATACGCCCTTGCTCACGATTCCCCATCCGAGGATGCATGAGCGCGCCTTCGTGCTCGATCCCGCTGCGGAAATCGCTCCCGACATGCTCCATCCCGTTCTCGGAACGACCATAGGCCAGCTTCGCTCCAGGCTCCGGTAGTACACCGGGGTAACGACCACCACTCCCATGCGCATACCGGACCACATCATCGATGAAGTACGTGCGGCGTCGGACATCGTCGACGTCATCGGCGAGCACGTCCGTCTGAAGAAGATGGGGCGCAACTACCTCGGTCTGTGCCCGTTCCACAACGAGAAGACACCGTCCTTCAACGTCAATCCCGAGCGCGGCATCTACAAGTGCTTCGGTTGCGGCAAGGCCGGCAATGCCATCACCTTCGTCACCGAGTACCAGCACGTCGGCTTCGTCGATGCCATCAGGATCCTGGCCGCACGCGCGGGTATCGTCATTCCCGAAGAACGTCAGGACGATCCGACCGGTATCCATGGTCGCAAGGACGGAGCCTTCGCTGCACTGCGTACGGCGGCGGAATTCTACGCCCAGGTACTGACCAGTCCGGCCGGAGCCACGGCCACGGACTATTTCGCGAAACGCGGATTCACCGCGAAGACCATCACGGACTTCACGCTCGGTGCCGCTCCCGCCGCATGGGACGCGACCATCCTGCATCTGCGCGGCAACGGATTCACCGACGAGCATATGGTCGATGCAGGCCTCGTCGTCGTCCGCGAGGACGGTCGCATGTACGACCGTTTCCGCGGACGGGCCGTCTTCACCATCCGCGACGACCAGGGCCGGGTCGTGGGCTTCAGCGCACGTATCCTGGCCGATGCCGAAGGGCAGCCCAAGTACATCAACTCACCGCAGGGCCTGCTGTTCGACAAGAGCCGCATCGTCTATGGTCTGGACAGGGCCAAGCGCAAGATCAACGAACTGCGTACGGCCATCATCGTCGAAGGCCAGGCCGACGTCGTGTCGATGCATCAGGGCGGCTTCATCAATACCGTCGCCAGCAGCGGAACGTCTCTCACCCGCGAACATCTGCAACTGCTGCATCGCTACGCCGATACGGTCACCCTGCTGTTCGACGCGGACAATGCCGGACAACAGGCGATGACGCGGGCCATCGAGCTGGCACTGTCCATCGGCTTCGACGTTCGCGTCGTCGTCCTTCCCGCAGGCTCGGATCCCGACAGCATCATCCGTGACCAGGGTGCGGACAGCATGCAGACGATGCTCGACGGTGCAGTGTCCTTCCTCGAATTCCAGGCCGAACGGTTCCGCGACCTCGGGTTGCTGGACGATCCCGCGCATCAGGCCAAGGCCGTACGGACCCTCCTTCAATGGATAGCCTCCGTCCCCGACAGGCTCCGGCATCCATTCCTCGTCCGCGAACTGGCCGAACGGTTCCGTCTCCAGGAGAACTTCCTCCTGCGCGAACTCGCCACCGTCCTGTCCGCACCGAAGCCGACCTCCACCTCGCGATCTGCGCCTCCGGTGCCGCAGACGACGGAACCGCAGCAGCCTGCGGATGTCCTGTCGACCACACCCGTCATGTTGACGTCGGAACGCGAACTGATCCGTATCGCCCTTACCATGGATCACGGCCTCGCCATGCTGATGCACAAGTATCAAGTGACGGACGAAACGTTCTGGAGTGAGGGCGGACGACGTATATTCCAGCGTATCGTCATCGCCGAGGACGAACATCATGATGCGCTCCATCCCGTGCTCAACGACGAGGAGCTGTCGCCGACGGAACGTCAGGAAGTGGCGGACATCGCCTACAGCACGGTCAAGGTCAGTGCCCAGTGGGAGCGGTTCAACGTCGACATGCCTCCACAGGAAGTGTCGCTGCTGGTACGTGACGCACTCGTGAATCTCCATCTGCACCGCATCCAGCACGATCTCGCATCGTTGATGCGTGTGGTGGACGATGTCGGCGACGTCGATGCACGCGACCGGATCGTCTATCGCATCAACGATCTCGTCATCAAGCGGGAAACGGTCCGCAACTATCTCAAACTCAGTCCGGACGATCCTACATGGCTGCACGCCGTCACTCCATCGGCGTCCTCATCTTCTGCATGATGCTCGCCTCGCTGCTGTGGGGGTACGTATCATTGAACAGGATGTATGAAGACGACGTCGAGCTACCGCTCACGGTGATACCACCGCCCAACCAGGCGCTGCTGTCCACCGTACCGCAGCGGATCGTCGTACGCGCGCGCGCAACGGGACTGCAACTGCTCAATCTCAAGCTGTTCTCGCGAACGTCGGCATGTACGCTCGATCTCGGGAAGATGAAGCCCGAAAGCCAGGCGATGTATCGGATCACCAAGGACGATATCGTCCGGTCGATCACGACGACGCAGTCCATGACGACGCAGAGCGTCCGCCCGTCGACGATGATACTGGCAACGGGAGACCTCACGATCCGGTCCCTTCCCGTGAAACTGCGATACAGCGTCTCGACCCGTCAGGGATTCCTGATGGTAGGCGAACCTGTCGTGAGCCCTGCGAACGTGGAAGTACGCGGCAGTGGGCCCATCCTTCAGTCGTTGAAGCGATGGTATACGGAGCGCGTGATATTGACCGACGTCCACGAGCCCGTGAATACGACCATTCCCGTGAGCGATACGATGTCGACGATGCTGAACGTCGTCCCCAATACCGTCCATGTACGCGTCAACGTCCAGCAACTGGCCGATCAGATCGTCGCCGACGTTCCTGTGACGATGCCGCCGTCGCTGAACAAGGAAACGTCGATGGTATTTCCTACGCACGTCAAGGTCATCCTGCGCGGCGGTGTGGAAGATCTGGCCAGGGTATCGATCAACGATATCCAGGTCGCGTTGCCTGAAGCCGACAAGCTATTGGACGGCTTCGTACGGCCTCGCGTCACGGTGCCCGCCGGTACGTGGTCCGTCGGTACCATTCCCCCCATCGTCCGCTACGTCGAACGCCTGCCGTCAGCGCAGTGATCGCCGCATGATCAGCGAACTATCACCGTAACTCAGGAAGCGGTAGCCATCGGCCAACGCCGTGCCGTAGATCGTCCGCCAGAACGGCTCACCACACAGTGCCGCCACGAGAAGAAGCAACGTGCTTCCGGGTTGATGGAAGTTCGTGACGAGAGCGTCGCAGGATCGTATCGCGGCCCCGGGCAACAGCATGACGGCCGTCGTCCCCCAGCACGTCTCCATATCGTTCGCCTTCATCCATTCCAGTACGGCGTCGAATGCGTCATGACGCGACACGGACGTAAGCGTCGTATCGAGGGCATCCCACTGACCGATGTCGAGGCCATCCGTATCGAAGCCATCACGCACGAGGCGTGCTCCGAACAGATAGACCGATTCCAGCGTGCGCAACGACGTCGTACCGACGACGGTGATCCATGCCTCGTCGTGGGCCGTATGTTCCACGATACGTTCCAGCTCCGTTCGTGCGATGCCGATCCGTTCACGGTGCATCACATGATCACGGACATCGGCGGCGCTGACCGGCTTGAACGTTCCCATCCCCACGTGCAGCGTCACTGCAGCCGTCGCGACCCCTTTCTCTCCGAGTGCGTCCATCACGCGAGGTGTGAAGTGAAGCCCGGCCGTCGGTGCGGCCACCGATCCCTCTTCCCTGGCGAAGACGGTCTGATATCGTTCCTTGTCCGACTCTTCGGCATCGCGATGCAGATATGGGGGCAAGGGAACGCTGCCGTATTCTTCGAGGATGGCGGACAACGTTCCACCCGTCGACCACTGCAACCGTACCGTGGCTTCGCCATCCGTCTTCGACAGTACCACGGCGCGGAGATTCGCATCCCCGGAAATCCGGTCCACGAGAACCATGTCCTGCAGTACATGACGCCCGCCGATCAGACATTCCCAGTCACTGGGCTCTCTGGAAGCGAGAACGATGGCGGGATCGGGTGACGGAGCGACGGGATTCACGAGGAACACTTCGACACGTCCACCCGTCGGTTTGAAGAGCTGCAGCCTCGCAGCGATGACGCGCGTCCTGTTCACGACGAGCATCGATCCCTCTGGAAGGAGATCGGCGATATCGCTGAAGACACGATGCCGGATGGTTCCTTCCTCGACGTCCGCCACGAGCAGGCGGCTGGAGTCACGTTCTTCGAGAGGATGCCGGGCGATGCGTTGTTCGGGAAGGTCGTAGGTATAGCGGGAGAGATCCATGATGTAATTTCCAGTCGTATGCAACCTTTCGGAATGGGGAGCGTACCGCATCCCGTTCCTTTTCCCAGCCATTTGACCGGAGCCACGATACATGCAAGATAGCCATACCCCTCCGCCCGTACCGCCTCCACCCATGGCCTACCAACCCCGCCGCAGGACGCGGTGGTGGATTCCCGTGGCCATCATCGGAGGTATCCTCGTCGTCTTCATCGCCATCATCGGCATCTTCGTGAGCGCCGTCACCAGTGGCCTCGGAAGCAAGGACGAGCCCGTATCCGTGAGGAACAATTCCGTCCTGCTGCTCGATCTCTCGAACGGACTGCAGGAGTACGACGTTCCCGCACCTTTCAACTTCGGTAACAACAAACGCAGTGTGACGCTGTTCGACGTGCTTCTGGCGATCCGCCGCGCCAAGGAAGACACGAAGATCAAGGGCATCTACTACCGAGCCGGCGGCGAAGGTATCGGCTATGCCAAGCTGTCCGAAGTACGCGACGCCCTCATCGACTTCAAGACGTCCGGCAAGTTCATCTATGCCTACATGGAAGGCGGCACCAAGGCCCACTACTTCCTCGCATCCGTCGCCGATTCGATCTTCATGCCGCAGGAAGCGCTCGTGACGATCAACGCCTTCGGCGCGTCCGCTCCGTTCCTCAAGGGCGCCTTCGACAAGCTCGGCGTGGAATGGCACGTGGAGCAGTTCGAGGAATACAAGTCGGCCGCCGAAACGATGAGCCGCAGCAACTGGACCGGACCAGCCAAGGAAGAACTGCGTGCCATCGTCGAACAACGTGAACGCACGTTCGTCGACGCCATCGCCGCAAGCCGCAAGCTCGATCCTGCCGCCGTTCGCGCGGCGCTGGACCGCGGCATCTTCACGACGGATACGGCCCTGGCGAACAAGTTCATCGATGGTGTCGCGATGGAAAGCGGCGTGCGGGACCGCATCCGCCTGCGCATCGATCCCAAGGATTCCAGTGAATCCGGAACCCTCCGCCTGCTCTCGATCAACAAGTACGTCAGCTCGGTCGACGCCAAGGCTGCCGAAGCCGCCACCGATCGCAACCATACCGTCGCGATCGTCTATGCGAGCGGCGCCATCCGCCCGGGCAAGAATGACAATGCCTTCGACAACGAAGGGATCTATGCCAAGAACCTGATCAAGGAACTGCGGGCCGCACGCGACAACGACGACATCTCGGCCATCATCCTCCGCATCGACAGCCCCGGGGGCTCGGCGATGGCGTCGGACGAGATCTGGGATGCCATCGTGGACATCCGCAAGACGAAGCCCGTCTATGCTTCGATGAGCGACGTGGCCGCGTCCGGCGGATACTACATGGCCATGGCCTGCGATACGATCATCGCCCATCCCAGCACGATCACGGGCTCCATCGGCGTAATCTCGGCCATCCCCAACCTCTCCGGCACCATGAGCAAGATCGGCGTCACCACCGACACCATCACGCTGGGACGCTCGGCTCACTTCCTGAACGTCACCATGCCGATGTCGGAGACGGACAAGAAGGTCTTCCACGAATTCGGTTCCGGCGTCTATCGCCGCTTCGTCCAGAAAGTCGCCGACAGCCGCAAGAAGTCCTTCGAGGAAACGCGCCTTCTCGCCCGTGGCCGCGTATGGACCGGTGAGGCGGCCAGAGCCAACGGTCTCGTGGACATCAACGGCGGCCTGCTCGAAACCATCAAGGTCGTCAAGAAACGCCTCGGTATCGCGGAGGACGTGAAGGTGCGAATCCGGATGTATCCGGAGAAGACCAACAGCATCGACGCCCTGCTGCGCATGCTCGGCCTCAACGATAACGACGACACCGAAGAGAACCACACGAACACGTCGACCGTCCAGAACTTCCTGGCGGCCGTGACGGACAAGGGAACGCCCGTCGAACAGGTCTGGAAGACCCTTCCGGGACCGATGAAGGAGCAGGTCAAGCACGCGGCCACGCTGACCGATCTCGGCCTGCACGAACACACCCTCGTCATGCTGCCCAGCCTCCTGACGAACGACTGACGGAACCATATTCCGGCCATCTCCCGAAGCCCGGCTCCCTGGAGCCGGGCTTCTCTGTTTTATCTTCCGTAAATTTGCCGTTCGCCGTGCCAGTGCGGTCCGGCCCCTTCTACGATCTAACCGCTGGAATCCGTCATGACCATCGAAACGTTCCCCAATCCGCGCCCCGAGCGCCCGTACACCATCACGCACGTGAACCCCGAATTCACGTCGGTATGCCCGAAGACGGGCCTGCCCGACTTCGGCACGATGACCGTCGAGTACGTACCGGATGCGACGTGTATCGAACTGAAGGCCCTGAAATACTACTATCTCGACTTCCGCAACAAGGGCATCTTCTACGAAGCCGTGACCAACCAGATCCTCGACGATCTCGTGGCATGCTGTGCACCGCGTTCGATGAAGGTCACCGCGGAATGGAAGGCACGCGGCGGCATCAACAGTATCATCGTCGCCGAATACGTCAAGAGCTGATCGATGCGCACAACGATCTCCAAAACCTTCCGCTGGGAAATGGGCCATCGCCTGCCCACCCATCCTGGCCTCTGCCGGAACATCCACGGTCATTCGTACGAAGCTCTCGTCGTCCTCGCCGGCGAGCCTGCGGCCGACGGCATGGTCATGGACTACTTCGACGTCAAGACGATGGTGCAGCCGATCATCGATGAACTCGATCACTGCTTCCTTCTCGATACGTCCGACACCGTGCTCGGAGACTTCTTCGCAGCACATCCGATGAAGGTCGTCAGCGTCGGCTTCCCGACCACTGCCGAGAACATCGCACGCATGCTCCTCGAACGTATCGTGGAACGCCTGCCCCACGACCACAGGCTCGACGCCGTCCGTGTGCGCGTCTACGAAACGGAGAAGACCTGGGCAGAAGTCGAAGCCGGACTGTGACGTCCGGAATACCGGGTGACGGAACGCCACCCATCATTCAAGAACACGAATCCGCCATGCAAGCATCAACCAACAAGCCTCCACGCGTTCGCTTCGCACCGTCACCGACGGGTTTCCTCCATATCGGAAGCCTGCGCACAGCGCTCTATAACTTCCTGTTCGCCAAGCACAACGGCGGCTCGTGCATCCTTCGTATCGAGGATACGGACCGTACACGCCTCGTCGAAGGCGCCATGGAGGAACAGATCGGATCGCTCGCATGGGCCGGTGTGATCTTCGACGAAGGTCCGCACGTCGGCGGAAACTTTGGTCCCTACGTCCAGAGCGAACGCTTCCCGCTCTACCGCGAATACGGTATGAAGCTCGTCGAAACGGGCCACGCCTACTATGCCTTCGATACATCCGAGGAACTCGATGCCATGCGCGTACGCCAACAGGCCGCA
This window harbors:
- a CDS encoding dihydroneopterin aldolase; the protein is MARHVALTRLSISNAEFYAFHGVRNEEQQLGGRYQVDVDLFYNATQAVVSDNLNDTINYEEVLFIVNEHMNGEPYDLIETIAYDVATAILDRFGTIHQATVRVRKMNVPIQQIIDYVEAEYSVVREG
- a CDS encoding 2-amino-4-hydroxy-6-hydroxymethyldihydropteridine diphosphokinase encodes the protein MIRILLALGANLEPRRERIEEAMRLLELEALTDTRRSSMYATEPVGYTDQPDFLNAAITGTTSLGAEELFSICKDIERRIGRQHRDRWREREIDIDIILYGVQVIDTPLLTIPHPRMHERAFVLDPAAEIAPDMLHPVLGTTIGQLRSRLR
- a CDS encoding DNA primase, with the translated sequence MRIPDHIIDEVRAASDIVDVIGEHVRLKKMGRNYLGLCPFHNEKTPSFNVNPERGIYKCFGCGKAGNAITFVTEYQHVGFVDAIRILAARAGIVIPEERQDDPTGIHGRKDGAFAALRTAAEFYAQVLTSPAGATATDYFAKRGFTAKTITDFTLGAAPAAWDATILHLRGNGFTDEHMVDAGLVVVREDGRMYDRFRGRAVFTIRDDQGRVVGFSARILADAEGQPKYINSPQGLLFDKSRIVYGLDRAKRKINELRTAIIVEGQADVVSMHQGGFINTVASSGTSLTREHLQLLHRYADTVTLLFDADNAGQQAMTRAIELALSIGFDVRVVVLPAGSDPDSIIRDQGADSMQTMLDGAVSFLEFQAERFRDLGLLDDPAHQAKAVRTLLQWIASVPDRLRHPFLVRELAERFRLQENFLLRELATVLSAPKPTSTSRSAPPVPQTTEPQQPADVLSTTPVMLTSERELIRIALTMDHGLAMLMHKYQVTDETFWSEGGRRIFQRIVIAEDEHHDALHPVLNDEELSPTERQEVADIAYSTVKVSAQWERFNVDMPPQEVSLLVRDALVNLHLHRIQHDLASLMRVVDDVGDVDARDRIVYRINDLVIKRETVRNYLKLSPDDPTWLHAVTPSASSSSA
- a CDS encoding signal peptide peptidase SppA, which encodes MAIIGGILVVFIAIIGIFVSAVTSGLGSKDEPVSVRNNSVLLLDLSNGLQEYDVPAPFNFGNNKRSVTLFDVLLAIRRAKEDTKIKGIYYRAGGEGIGYAKLSEVRDALIDFKTSGKFIYAYMEGGTKAHYFLASVADSIFMPQEALVTINAFGASAPFLKGAFDKLGVEWHVEQFEEYKSAAETMSRSNWTGPAKEELRAIVEQRERTFVDAIAASRKLDPAAVRAALDRGIFTTDTALANKFIDGVAMESGVRDRIRLRIDPKDSSESGTLRLLSINKYVSSVDAKAAEAATDRNHTVAIVYASGAIRPGKNDNAFDNEGIYAKNLIKELRAARDNDDISAIILRIDSPGGSAMASDEIWDAIVDIRKTKPVYASMSDVAASGGYYMAMACDTIIAHPSTITGSIGVISAIPNLSGTMSKIGVTTDTITLGRSAHFLNVTMPMSETDKKVFHEFGSGVYRRFVQKVADSRKKSFEETRLLARGRVWTGEAARANGLVDINGGLLETIKVVKKRLGIAEDVKVRIRMYPEKTNSIDALLRMLGLNDNDDTEENHTNTSTVQNFLAAVTDKGTPVEQVWKTLPGPMKEQVKHAATLTDLGLHEHTLVMLPSLLTND
- a CDS encoding NADPH-dependent 7-cyano-7-deazaguanine reductase QueF — translated: MTIETFPNPRPERPYTITHVNPEFTSVCPKTGLPDFGTMTVEYVPDATCIELKALKYYYLDFRNKGIFYEAVTNQILDDLVACCAPRSMKVTAEWKARGGINSIIVAEYVKS